One segment of Ziziphus jujuba cultivar Dongzao chromosome 12, ASM3175591v1 DNA contains the following:
- the LOC107429453 gene encoding BTB/POZ domain-containing protein FBL11 isoform X1 encodes MASSSGDNDELINIVCTSPNQLEAETSDNEILISTADILSWDFPAILSHGTIKVQAHRKRLVENCSYFRGLLSGSFCESYMDHISVQWNLEIFLNILKCIYGCQIDITPNNFLQFYESALYFGIRMLLEKCRTWFSEEAPSKVPPEIDLDNLIGIWNFSFDHAYDALPELCAIYLAKTFAWATSSELFVNLPYHLLRSSVMQPYLTIESEMHLSVALFSWFDANVHLEELSATENDYTSILKQIHVSLLPLWYAAGKRNSRFSKFADASIHSIFTLLEVPSTGSINVLGDGDLCGFRIRLTEFSKKVNLSSCSQITSAILLLSVLPSVYSTNPTLRNTITELPFNLEHFDRNHSPLSQKFFPTMSFEAVQEVDISKCQRLHVESAIECFSVSFPSLKTLKAAYLLNFDISFLHHLVRKCPMVCEVDLSTDISPVEQLPHVSPSPAKVTNVWNYSSGGAVCMSNQPESNITKLTLEGRNELRDVELMYVAKFCVSLQYLNIKGCVSLTDVGIARLLYRCIRLESIVACGTAFGTNSVQALCSNIDYGNTHPKLWDSVASNLRTLHIGGCKGVDEIFLLKLLSKMHLLKSLCLRDTCVVDRALYSFTGSSLEMLDVSNTMVTGVVLAYIVCKNPALTCLRVRDCRNLSQQGRNTERGEISSAYSYRDLEVGLSKTCRLEEISFGWGFSYFSIKALKPAITSLRAIAVGLGASLGEDILIQLPSTCPILESIVLYFQEISDSVIESIVTTLRNLQVLVLCYCLSDMSISGFMFSMPNLRKLQLERVTPWLTNDDLVIMTQSCPNLIELSLLGCKHLNSDSQQIISRGWPGLISIHLEDCGEVTTNGIHSLLHCVALEDLLLRHNGAGIPKNFIQTAASRMPLLRKVALDLCDARDDTFDIPRSNDRNYVSIVKIASCMSWGDGSSYPLLNNNRRPMHKETHVVVWNGRRMAGTVIEERV; translated from the exons atGGCTTCAAGCTCTGGAGACAACGACGAATTGATTAACATCGTCTGCACTAGCCCTAATCAATTGGAAGCTGAGACCTCGGACAATGAAATTCTTATCTCCACCGCCGATATATTAAGTTGGGATTTCCCGGCGATCCTCAGTCACGGAACTATCAAAGTTCAAGCACATCGGAAAAG GCTTGTGGAAAATTGTTCTTATTTCCGTGGTCTGCTCAGTGGAAGTTTCTG TGAATCATACATGGACCATATTTCAGTCCAGTGGAACttggaaatatttttgaatatcctCAAGTGCATATATGGATGCCAGATAGATATTACGCCAAATAATTTTCTCCAATTTTATGAG AGTGCACTATATTTTGGAATTCGGATGCTTCTTGAAAAGTGTAGAACTTGGTTTTCTGAGGAAGCACCATCCAAGGTGCCACCAGAAATAGACCTGGATAATCTGATTGGCATTTGGAATTTTAGTTTTGATCAT GCTTACGATGCTCTTCCAGAACTATGTGCAATCTATCTTGCAAAAACTTTT GCATGGGCAACATCCAGTGAATTGTTTGTAAATCTTCCATACCATTTATTACGATCTTCCGTAATGCAACCGTATTTGACAATAGAAAG TGAGATGCATCTCTCCGTCGCACTTTTTTCATGGTTTGATGCAAACGTACACTTGGAAGAATTGAGTGCAACAGAAAATGACTACACTAGCATTTTAAAGCAG ATCCACGTGAGCCTTTTACCATTGTGGTATGCTGCAG gGAAAAGAAATTCTCGTTTTTCTAAGTTTGCTGATGCAAGCATTCATTCAATTTTTACACTATTGGAAGTTCCATCCACCGGCTCAATAAATGTCTTAGGTGATGGTGACTTGTGTGGTTTCAGAATTCGGCTGACAGAATTTTCTAAG AAAGTAAACCTTTCAAGCTGTTCACAGATAACATCAGCAATTCTCCTCTTGTCTGTGCTTCCTTCAGTATACAGTACAAACCCCACATTAAGAAACACCATTACGGAGTTACCTTTTAACCTTGAACATTTCGACAGAAATCACAGTCCACTCTCTCagaaattttttccaaccatGTCATTTGAAGCAGTACAGGAGGTGGATATTTCCAAGTGTCAAAGGCTGCATGTTGAAAGTGCCATTGAATGCTTCTCCGTGTCATTTCCATCATTGAAAACACTGAAAGCAGCTTATCTATTGAACTTTGATATCTCATTTTTACATCACTTGGTTAGGAAATGCCCCATGGTCTGTGAAGTTGATCTAAGCACTGATATTAGTCCAGTTGAACAATTGCCACATGTAAGCCCCAGTCCGGCTAAAGTGACAAACGTTTGGAATTATTCTTCAGGCGGTGCAGTTTGCATGTCTAATCAACCAGAGTCAAATATCACAAAACTCACATTAGAGGGCCGAAATGAGCTTCGTG ATGTAGAGCTCATGTATGTTGCCAAATTCTGTGTCTCCTTGCAGTATCTGAACATTAAAGGGTGTGTTTCGTTAACAGATGTTGGTATTGCAAGGCTTTTGTACAGGTGTATTAGACTAGAATCAATTGTTGCTTGTGGTACTGCTTTTGGGACAAATTCAGTTCAGGCACTTTGTTCTAACATTGATTATGGTAATACTCATCCCAAACTTTGGGATTCTGTGGCATCCAATCTTCGAACACTGCATATTGGTGGCTGTAAAG GTGTTGATGAAATTTTCCTTCTAAAGCTTCTATCTAAAATGCATCTGCTGAAGAGTCTATGTTTGAGGGACACTTGCGTAGTTGATCGTGCTCTCTATAGTTTCACAGGTTCTTCCTTGGAGATGCTTGATGTTTCTAATACAATG GTCACTGGAGTTGTTTTAGCATATATTGTTTGTAAAAACCCAGCTTTGACGTGTTTAAGGGTGAGGGATTGTAGAAATTTGTCTCAACAGGGAAGGAATACTGAAAGGGGAGAAATTTCTTCAGCATATTCTTACAGAGATCTGGAAGTTGGGTTAAGCAAAACATGCAGGCTGGAAGAAATTTCTTTTGGATGGGGATTTTCTTACTTCTCTATCAAAGCTCTGAAACCTGCAATAACATCATTGAGGGCAATAGCCGTGGGTTTAGGCGCATCATTAGGTGAAGATATTCTCATTCAACTGCCCAGCACTTGTCCTATTCTTGAGTCCATAGTTCTATATTTTCAG GAAATATCAGATAGTGTCATTGAAAGCATTGTGACAACCTTAAGGAACTTGCAAGTGTTGGTTTTGTGCTATTGCCTCAGTGATATGTCCATCTCAGGCTTCATGTTCTCCATGCCAAATCTGCGAAAACTGCAGCTTGAACGGGTCACCCCATGGCTGACCAATGATGATTTGGTTATTATGACTCAAAGCTGTCCAAATCTGATTGAGCTTTCACTTCTAGGATGCAAACATCTCAATTCAG ATTCTCAACAGATTATTTCACGTGGATGGCCAGGCTTAATTTCTATCCATCTAGAG GATTGTGGAGAGGTAACGACAAATGGGATTCATtctcttcttcattgtgtggctcTTGAAGATCTCTTGCTGCGGCATAAT GGGGCTGGAATACCAAAAAACTTCATTCAAACTGCTGCTTCAAGG ATGCCGTTGCTCAGAAAAGTTGCATTAGATCTGTGTGATGCAAGAGACGATACCTTTGACATCCCAAGA TCTAATGACAGGAATTATGTAAGCATTGTGAAGATAGCAAGCTGTATGTCTTGGGGAGATGGCTCTTCGTACCCACTTTTGAACAACAATAGAAGGCCAATGCACAAGGAGACACATGTAGTGGTATGGAACGGCCGAAGAATGGCTGGTACAGTAATAGAGGAAAGAGTGTAA
- the LOC107429453 gene encoding BTB/POZ domain-containing protein FBL11 isoform X3, with protein sequence MASSSGDNDELINIVCTSPNQLEAETSDNEILISTADILSWDFPAILSHGTIKVQAHRKRLVENCSYFRGLLSGSFCESYMDHISVQWNLEIFLNILKCIYGCQIDITPNNFLQFYESALYFGIRMLLEKCRTWFSEEAPSKVPPEIDLDNLIGIWNFSFDHAYDALPELCAIYLAKTFAWATSSELFVNLPYHLLRSSVMQPYLTIESEMHLSVALFSWFDANVHLEELSATENDYTSILKQIHVSLLPLWYAAGKRNSRFSKFADASIHSIFTLLEVPSTGSINVLGDGDLCGFRIRLTEFSKKVNLSSCSQITSAILLLSVLPSVYSTNPTLRNTITELPFNLEHFDRNHSPLSQKFFPTMSFEAVQEVDISKCQRLHVESAIECFSVSFPSLKTLKAAYLLNFDISFLHHLVRKCPMVCEVDLSTDISPVEQLPHVSPSPAKVTNVWNYSSGGAVCMSNQPESNITKLTLEGRNELRDVELMYVAKFCVSLQYLNIKGCVSLTDVGIARLLYRCIRLESIVACGTAFGTNSVQALCSNIDYGNTHPKLWDSVASNLRTLHIGGCKGVDEIFLLKLLSKMHLLKSLCLRDTCVVDRALYSFTGSSLEMLDVSNTMGRNTERGEISSAYSYRDLEVGLSKTCRLEEISFGWGFSYFSIKALKPAITSLRAIAVGLGASLGEDILIQLPSTCPILESIVLYFQEISDSVIESIVTTLRNLQVLVLCYCLSDMSISGFMFSMPNLRKLQLERVTPWLTNDDLVIMTQSCPNLIELSLLGCKHLNSDSQQIISRGWPGLISIHLEDCGEVTTNGIHSLLHCVALEDLLLRHNGAGIPKNFIQTAASRMPLLRKVALDLCDARDDTFDIPRSNDRNYVSIVKIASCMSWGDGSSYPLLNNNRRPMHKETHVVVWNGRRMAGTVIEERV encoded by the exons atGGCTTCAAGCTCTGGAGACAACGACGAATTGATTAACATCGTCTGCACTAGCCCTAATCAATTGGAAGCTGAGACCTCGGACAATGAAATTCTTATCTCCACCGCCGATATATTAAGTTGGGATTTCCCGGCGATCCTCAGTCACGGAACTATCAAAGTTCAAGCACATCGGAAAAG GCTTGTGGAAAATTGTTCTTATTTCCGTGGTCTGCTCAGTGGAAGTTTCTG TGAATCATACATGGACCATATTTCAGTCCAGTGGAACttggaaatatttttgaatatcctCAAGTGCATATATGGATGCCAGATAGATATTACGCCAAATAATTTTCTCCAATTTTATGAG AGTGCACTATATTTTGGAATTCGGATGCTTCTTGAAAAGTGTAGAACTTGGTTTTCTGAGGAAGCACCATCCAAGGTGCCACCAGAAATAGACCTGGATAATCTGATTGGCATTTGGAATTTTAGTTTTGATCAT GCTTACGATGCTCTTCCAGAACTATGTGCAATCTATCTTGCAAAAACTTTT GCATGGGCAACATCCAGTGAATTGTTTGTAAATCTTCCATACCATTTATTACGATCTTCCGTAATGCAACCGTATTTGACAATAGAAAG TGAGATGCATCTCTCCGTCGCACTTTTTTCATGGTTTGATGCAAACGTACACTTGGAAGAATTGAGTGCAACAGAAAATGACTACACTAGCATTTTAAAGCAG ATCCACGTGAGCCTTTTACCATTGTGGTATGCTGCAG gGAAAAGAAATTCTCGTTTTTCTAAGTTTGCTGATGCAAGCATTCATTCAATTTTTACACTATTGGAAGTTCCATCCACCGGCTCAATAAATGTCTTAGGTGATGGTGACTTGTGTGGTTTCAGAATTCGGCTGACAGAATTTTCTAAG AAAGTAAACCTTTCAAGCTGTTCACAGATAACATCAGCAATTCTCCTCTTGTCTGTGCTTCCTTCAGTATACAGTACAAACCCCACATTAAGAAACACCATTACGGAGTTACCTTTTAACCTTGAACATTTCGACAGAAATCACAGTCCACTCTCTCagaaattttttccaaccatGTCATTTGAAGCAGTACAGGAGGTGGATATTTCCAAGTGTCAAAGGCTGCATGTTGAAAGTGCCATTGAATGCTTCTCCGTGTCATTTCCATCATTGAAAACACTGAAAGCAGCTTATCTATTGAACTTTGATATCTCATTTTTACATCACTTGGTTAGGAAATGCCCCATGGTCTGTGAAGTTGATCTAAGCACTGATATTAGTCCAGTTGAACAATTGCCACATGTAAGCCCCAGTCCGGCTAAAGTGACAAACGTTTGGAATTATTCTTCAGGCGGTGCAGTTTGCATGTCTAATCAACCAGAGTCAAATATCACAAAACTCACATTAGAGGGCCGAAATGAGCTTCGTG ATGTAGAGCTCATGTATGTTGCCAAATTCTGTGTCTCCTTGCAGTATCTGAACATTAAAGGGTGTGTTTCGTTAACAGATGTTGGTATTGCAAGGCTTTTGTACAGGTGTATTAGACTAGAATCAATTGTTGCTTGTGGTACTGCTTTTGGGACAAATTCAGTTCAGGCACTTTGTTCTAACATTGATTATGGTAATACTCATCCCAAACTTTGGGATTCTGTGGCATCCAATCTTCGAACACTGCATATTGGTGGCTGTAAAG GTGTTGATGAAATTTTCCTTCTAAAGCTTCTATCTAAAATGCATCTGCTGAAGAGTCTATGTTTGAGGGACACTTGCGTAGTTGATCGTGCTCTCTATAGTTTCACAGGTTCTTCCTTGGAGATGCTTGATGTTTCTAATACAATG GGAAGGAATACTGAAAGGGGAGAAATTTCTTCAGCATATTCTTACAGAGATCTGGAAGTTGGGTTAAGCAAAACATGCAGGCTGGAAGAAATTTCTTTTGGATGGGGATTTTCTTACTTCTCTATCAAAGCTCTGAAACCTGCAATAACATCATTGAGGGCAATAGCCGTGGGTTTAGGCGCATCATTAGGTGAAGATATTCTCATTCAACTGCCCAGCACTTGTCCTATTCTTGAGTCCATAGTTCTATATTTTCAG GAAATATCAGATAGTGTCATTGAAAGCATTGTGACAACCTTAAGGAACTTGCAAGTGTTGGTTTTGTGCTATTGCCTCAGTGATATGTCCATCTCAGGCTTCATGTTCTCCATGCCAAATCTGCGAAAACTGCAGCTTGAACGGGTCACCCCATGGCTGACCAATGATGATTTGGTTATTATGACTCAAAGCTGTCCAAATCTGATTGAGCTTTCACTTCTAGGATGCAAACATCTCAATTCAG ATTCTCAACAGATTATTTCACGTGGATGGCCAGGCTTAATTTCTATCCATCTAGAG GATTGTGGAGAGGTAACGACAAATGGGATTCATtctcttcttcattgtgtggctcTTGAAGATCTCTTGCTGCGGCATAAT GGGGCTGGAATACCAAAAAACTTCATTCAAACTGCTGCTTCAAGG ATGCCGTTGCTCAGAAAAGTTGCATTAGATCTGTGTGATGCAAGAGACGATACCTTTGACATCCCAAGA TCTAATGACAGGAATTATGTAAGCATTGTGAAGATAGCAAGCTGTATGTCTTGGGGAGATGGCTCTTCGTACCCACTTTTGAACAACAATAGAAGGCCAATGCACAAGGAGACACATGTAGTGGTATGGAACGGCCGAAGAATGGCTGGTACAGTAATAGAGGAAAGAGTGTAA
- the LOC107429453 gene encoding BTB/POZ domain-containing protein FBL11 isoform X6 — protein MASSSGDNDELINIVCTSPNQLEAETSDNEILISTADILSWDFPAILSHGTIKVQAHRKRLVENCSYFRGLLSGSFCESYMDHISVQWNLEIFLNILKCIYGCQIDITPNNFLQFYESALYFGIRMLLEKCRTWFSEEAPSKVPPEIDLDNLIGIWNFSFDHAYDALPELCAIYLAKTFAWATSSELFVNLPYHLLRSSVMQPYLTIESEMHLSVALFSWFDANVHLEELSATENDYTSILKQIHVSLLPLWYAAGKRNSRFSKFADASIHSIFTLLEVPSTGSINVLGDGDLCGFRIRLTEFSKKVNLSSCSQITSAILLLSVLPSVYSTNPTLRNTITELPFNLEHFDRNHSPLSQKFFPTMSFEAVQEVDISKCQRLHVESAIECFSVSFPSLKTLKAAYLLNFDISFLHHLVRKCPMVCEVDLSTDISPVEQLPHVSPSPAKVTNVWNYSSGGAVCMSNQPESNITKLTLEGRNELRDVELMYVAKFCVSLQYLNIKGCVSLTDVGIARLLYRCIRLESIVACGTAFGTNSVQALCSNIDYGNTHPKLWDSVASNLRTLHIGGCKGVDEIFLLKLLSKMHLLKSLCLRDTCVVDRALYSFTGSSLEMLDVSNTMEISDSVIESIVTTLRNLQVLVLCYCLSDMSISGFMFSMPNLRKLQLERVTPWLTNDDLVIMTQSCPNLIELSLLGCKHLNSDSQQIISRGWPGLISIHLEDCGEVTTNGIHSLLHCVALEDLLLRHNGAGIPKNFIQTAASRMPLLRKVALDLCDARDDTFDIPRSNDRNYVSIVKIASCMSWGDGSSYPLLNNNRRPMHKETHVVVWNGRRMAGTVIEERV, from the exons atGGCTTCAAGCTCTGGAGACAACGACGAATTGATTAACATCGTCTGCACTAGCCCTAATCAATTGGAAGCTGAGACCTCGGACAATGAAATTCTTATCTCCACCGCCGATATATTAAGTTGGGATTTCCCGGCGATCCTCAGTCACGGAACTATCAAAGTTCAAGCACATCGGAAAAG GCTTGTGGAAAATTGTTCTTATTTCCGTGGTCTGCTCAGTGGAAGTTTCTG TGAATCATACATGGACCATATTTCAGTCCAGTGGAACttggaaatatttttgaatatcctCAAGTGCATATATGGATGCCAGATAGATATTACGCCAAATAATTTTCTCCAATTTTATGAG AGTGCACTATATTTTGGAATTCGGATGCTTCTTGAAAAGTGTAGAACTTGGTTTTCTGAGGAAGCACCATCCAAGGTGCCACCAGAAATAGACCTGGATAATCTGATTGGCATTTGGAATTTTAGTTTTGATCAT GCTTACGATGCTCTTCCAGAACTATGTGCAATCTATCTTGCAAAAACTTTT GCATGGGCAACATCCAGTGAATTGTTTGTAAATCTTCCATACCATTTATTACGATCTTCCGTAATGCAACCGTATTTGACAATAGAAAG TGAGATGCATCTCTCCGTCGCACTTTTTTCATGGTTTGATGCAAACGTACACTTGGAAGAATTGAGTGCAACAGAAAATGACTACACTAGCATTTTAAAGCAG ATCCACGTGAGCCTTTTACCATTGTGGTATGCTGCAG gGAAAAGAAATTCTCGTTTTTCTAAGTTTGCTGATGCAAGCATTCATTCAATTTTTACACTATTGGAAGTTCCATCCACCGGCTCAATAAATGTCTTAGGTGATGGTGACTTGTGTGGTTTCAGAATTCGGCTGACAGAATTTTCTAAG AAAGTAAACCTTTCAAGCTGTTCACAGATAACATCAGCAATTCTCCTCTTGTCTGTGCTTCCTTCAGTATACAGTACAAACCCCACATTAAGAAACACCATTACGGAGTTACCTTTTAACCTTGAACATTTCGACAGAAATCACAGTCCACTCTCTCagaaattttttccaaccatGTCATTTGAAGCAGTACAGGAGGTGGATATTTCCAAGTGTCAAAGGCTGCATGTTGAAAGTGCCATTGAATGCTTCTCCGTGTCATTTCCATCATTGAAAACACTGAAAGCAGCTTATCTATTGAACTTTGATATCTCATTTTTACATCACTTGGTTAGGAAATGCCCCATGGTCTGTGAAGTTGATCTAAGCACTGATATTAGTCCAGTTGAACAATTGCCACATGTAAGCCCCAGTCCGGCTAAAGTGACAAACGTTTGGAATTATTCTTCAGGCGGTGCAGTTTGCATGTCTAATCAACCAGAGTCAAATATCACAAAACTCACATTAGAGGGCCGAAATGAGCTTCGTG ATGTAGAGCTCATGTATGTTGCCAAATTCTGTGTCTCCTTGCAGTATCTGAACATTAAAGGGTGTGTTTCGTTAACAGATGTTGGTATTGCAAGGCTTTTGTACAGGTGTATTAGACTAGAATCAATTGTTGCTTGTGGTACTGCTTTTGGGACAAATTCAGTTCAGGCACTTTGTTCTAACATTGATTATGGTAATACTCATCCCAAACTTTGGGATTCTGTGGCATCCAATCTTCGAACACTGCATATTGGTGGCTGTAAAG GTGTTGATGAAATTTTCCTTCTAAAGCTTCTATCTAAAATGCATCTGCTGAAGAGTCTATGTTTGAGGGACACTTGCGTAGTTGATCGTGCTCTCTATAGTTTCACAGGTTCTTCCTTGGAGATGCTTGATGTTTCTAATACAATG GAAATATCAGATAGTGTCATTGAAAGCATTGTGACAACCTTAAGGAACTTGCAAGTGTTGGTTTTGTGCTATTGCCTCAGTGATATGTCCATCTCAGGCTTCATGTTCTCCATGCCAAATCTGCGAAAACTGCAGCTTGAACGGGTCACCCCATGGCTGACCAATGATGATTTGGTTATTATGACTCAAAGCTGTCCAAATCTGATTGAGCTTTCACTTCTAGGATGCAAACATCTCAATTCAG ATTCTCAACAGATTATTTCACGTGGATGGCCAGGCTTAATTTCTATCCATCTAGAG GATTGTGGAGAGGTAACGACAAATGGGATTCATtctcttcttcattgtgtggctcTTGAAGATCTCTTGCTGCGGCATAAT GGGGCTGGAATACCAAAAAACTTCATTCAAACTGCTGCTTCAAGG ATGCCGTTGCTCAGAAAAGTTGCATTAGATCTGTGTGATGCAAGAGACGATACCTTTGACATCCCAAGA TCTAATGACAGGAATTATGTAAGCATTGTGAAGATAGCAAGCTGTATGTCTTGGGGAGATGGCTCTTCGTACCCACTTTTGAACAACAATAGAAGGCCAATGCACAAGGAGACACATGTAGTGGTATGGAACGGCCGAAGAATGGCTGGTACAGTAATAGAGGAAAGAGTGTAA